The Inmirania thermothiophila nucleotide sequence CCTGGCGATCCTGCGCGAGTACTACGAGGGGCTTGCCGAGCACGAGCGCGTGGAGGTGAAGCTGACCGGCCACTCGGCCCGCTGAGGGCCGACGGCGCCCGGCCCGCGAGGGCCGGGCGGGTGTACCTCGAGGTGACCACAAACGGAGACGCTGACGATGCCAACCTACGTCCGTACCGACAAGTGCGACGGATGCAAGGGTCAGGACAAGACCGCTTGCATGTACATCTGCCCCCACGACCTCATGCGCCTGGACAAGGACGGCTCGGAGACCGGCTGGGCGATGAAGGCCTACAACCAGGAGCCGGAGCAGTGCTGGGAGTGCTACTCCTGCGTCAAGATCTGCCCCCAGCAGGCGATCGAGGTCCGCCACTACGCCGACATCGTCCCCATGGGTGCGTCGGTGCAGCCGCTGCGCGGTTCGGACTCCATCATCTGGACCATCAAGTTCCGCAACGGCACCATGAAGCGCTTCAAGTTCCCCATCCGCACCACCCCCGAGGGCTCCATCGAGCCGTATGCGGGCAAGCCCAAGGCGGATCTGTCGCGCATCGACCAGCCGGGCTTCTTCAACAACCCCGACGGCCCGGTCAAGCCCGGCGATCGCAGCCAGCTGATCCGGGTCTGAGCAGGCCCCGCAGCGCCGGCCGCGGCCGGCAGGGAAGGACAAGACGAGAGGGTGACATCCATGTCTGAGGGTACCTTCGGCAATCCCGAGATCGTCCAGGAGGAGGTCGACATCCTCATCATCGGCGGTGGCATGGCCGCCTGCGGCGCCGCCTACGAGATCGGCCCCTGGATCGAGGCGGCCAAGGAGAAGATCGGCCGCGAGCTCAAGGTCAAGCTGGTGGACAAGGCCGCGCTGTCGCGCTCCGGTGCGGTGGCCCAGGGCCTCTCCGCCATCAACACCTACCTCGGCGAGAACGACCCCGCCGACTACGCCCGCATGGTCTCCAACGACCTCATGGGCATCACGCGCGACGACCTCACCTACGACCTCGGCCGTCACGTGGACGACTCCGTGCATCTGTTCGAGGAGTGGGGCCTGCCGATCTGGAAGCAGCCCGGCGACGAGGGCAAGAAGCTCGTCGAGGGCGGCAAGCCGGTGCGCTCCGGGCGCTGGCAGATCATGATCAACGGCGAGTCCTACAAGTGGATCGTGGCCGAGGCGGCGAAGAAGGCGCTCGGCATGGAGCGCATCCAGGAGCGCGTCTTCATCGTCAAGCTCGTCAACGACAAGAACGACCCCAACCGCGTCGCCGGCGCGGTGGGCTTCTCGGTGCGCGAGCACAAGGTCTTCGTCTACAAGTTCAAGGCCTGCCTGCTGGTCTGCGGCGGCGCCGTCAACATCTTCCGTCCGCGCTCGGTGGGCGAGGGCACGGGCCGCGCCTGGTACCCGGTCTGGAACGCCGGCTCCACCTACGCCATGGCGGCGGAGGCCGGGGCGGAGCTCACC carries:
- the aprB gene encoding adenylyl-sulfate reductase subunit beta: MPTYVRTDKCDGCKGQDKTACMYICPHDLMRLDKDGSETGWAMKAYNQEPEQCWECYSCVKICPQQAIEVRHYADIVPMGASVQPLRGSDSIIWTIKFRNGTMKRFKFPIRTTPEGSIEPYAGKPKADLSRIDQPGFFNNPDGPVKPGDRSQLIRV